From Salmo trutta unplaced genomic scaffold, fSalTru1.1, whole genome shotgun sequence, one genomic window encodes:
- the LOC115188907 gene encoding uncharacterized protein LOC115188907, whose protein sequence is MDQNLDRTGPELFMDQSLDRTGPELFMDQSLDRTGPELFMDQSLDRTGPELFMDQSLDRTGPELFIDQSLDRTGPELFMDQNLDRTGPELFMDQNLDRTGPELFMDQSLDRTGPELFIDQSLDRTGPELFMDQNLDRTGPELFMDQNLDRTGPELFMDQNLDRTGPELFMDQSLDRTGPELFIDQSLDRTGPELFMDQNLDRTGPELFMDQNLDRTGPELFMDQNLDRTGPELFMDQITR, encoded by the exons ATGGACCAGAAcctggacaggacaggaccagAGCTCTTTATGGACCAGAGcctggacaggacaggaccagAGCTCTTTATGGACCAGAGcctggacaggacaggaccagAGCTCTTTATGGACCAGAGcctggacaggacaggaccagAGCTCTTTATGGACCAGAGcctggacaggacaggaccagAGCTCTTTATTGACCAGAGcctggacaggacaggaccagAGCTCTTTATGGACCAGAAcctggacaggacaggaccagAGCTCTTTATGGACCAGAAcctggacaggacaggaccagAGCTCTTTATGGACCAGAGcctggacaggacaggaccagAGCTCTTTATTGACCAGAGcctggacaggacaggaccagAGCTCTTTATGGACCAGAAcctggacaggacaggaccagAGCTCTTTATGGACCAGAAcctggacaggacaggaccagAGCTCTTTATGGACCAGAAcctggacaggacaggaccagAGCTCTTTATGGACCAGAGcctggacaggacaggaccagAGCTCTTTATTGACCAGAGcctggacaggacaggaccagAGCTCTTTATGGACCAGAAcctggacaggacaggaccagAGCTCTTTATGGACCAGAAcctggacaggacaggaccagAGCTCTTTATGGACCAGAAcctggacaggacaggaccagAG CTCTTTATGGACCAGATTACCAGATAA